The Streptomyces sp. NBC_00435 nucleotide sequence CCCATGGTGTACGCGTTCCAGCCGGGAGCCTTGCGGCCGCTCACGACATGGACGTACAGCGCGTGCAGGACCGCGGGCTTGCCCTCGGTGCCCTGGACGGTCAGCTGCATGCGCAGGTGCCCCGCCGGGACGGCGTCCAGGGCCCGGGCCCACCCTTCGGTCGCCGGCCCGGCGGGGGGCGGGGGGACCGTGCCGGGTGCCTTGTCCAGGGCGAACCACTGGTCGCAGGGGCTGTCCCAGTTGTCGGGCAGGACGTTGACCGTGAACGGGGCGGTGGGGGAGGCCCCCGCCTTGGCGGTGGCCGGCGAGGTGGACGCGGACGTTGCCGAGGGGGACGACGGTCCGGGGCCGGACGGGGGTGCGGAATCGGCTGTGGGCGTGGGTGACGACGACCCGCCGGACGGCAAGGCCGGGCCCCCCGCCGCCCGCTCGCGCGAGGACGGCTGGACGGCGCCGTGGCGCGTGTCCCCGTGACCCGTATCTCCCATGGCGGAGACGGCGGCCGCGGTCCCCGCCACCGCGGCGGTCGCCACGGCGGCCGCGACCGCGAGCAGCAGCCGAGGACGCCGGGCCCCCGGTACGGAGGCCCGGGCGGGGCCCGGCTGGATCCGGGCGGCGGGGGCGTGTGCGGGTGCTTCCGCTGCCGGGGCAGGGGCGGGGGCCTCCGCCGGTGCCGGCGCGGGAGCGGGGGTAGGCGCCGGGGCGGGTGCCTCCGCAGCGGCGGGTCCGGGCGCCGGGGCGGACCCGGCCGCGGACGCCGGGGCCCGT carries:
- a CDS encoding helix-turn-helix domain-containing protein, which gives rise to MATETERFAELMRGFKERSGRSYGTLAKRLHSSNSTLHRYCSGAAVPTDYAPVERFARVCGASADELLALHQQWLLALVERRRGVTEGPASGSGAANSAEPRGGDAAPEVPPASAVVVAGEASEVRPQAETDSARAPASAAGSAPAPGPAAAEAPAPAPTPAPAPAPAEAPAPAPAAEAPAHAPAARIQPGPARASVPGARRPRLLLAVAAAVATAAVAGTAAAVSAMGDTGHGDTRHGAVQPSSRERAAGGPALPSGGSSSPTPTADSAPPSGPGPSSPSATSASTSPATAKAGASPTAPFTVNVLPDNWDSPCDQWFALDKAPGTVPPPPAGPATEGWARALDAVPAGHLRMQLTVQGTEGKPAVLHALYVHVVSGRKAPGWNAYTMGAGCGGALVPASFAVDLDDASPRARPVPGKEGERPTASTDFPYKVSATDPQVLNIDAATLGQDVSWYLELAWSSGDRQGTTRIDDHGRPFRTVALNAGHSYWYNANNNAWLPDTE